DNA sequence from the Halococcus salsus genome:
CCGCCGACGGACTTCCGCCGTCGCTCGGTCCGAACCGTGATGCCGAAAGCGTTTAAGCTACTGGACGGCTACTCACGCCAACCACTGACTGTACAGTCAGTATCGAACGAACACGATGAATCACGAACTCACCTACACCCAGACATCGCTCGCATCGGTTCCGACGAGGAACGGCGGGCGGCGGACCGAATCGACCACGAACCACGACCGCCCGTCGGACGATGAGGTCCGGTTACGGTCCCGTCCGGGAGGCTTCGCGGAGTGAGCCGCAGGGGCAGCCTGCGGGGACTGTTCAAGACCCGTGACGAGTTCGACCTGACGTCCGGTGGCATCGGCCGACCGCTGTTCTATCTCGCGCTGCCGATCGTCATCACCAACCTCTTCCAGACCGCCTACAACCTCGCGGACACCTTCTGGCTCGGCCAGTACAACACGAACGCGCTCGCGGCGATCAGCTTCGCGTTCCCGATGGTCTTCCTCGTGATCTCGCTCGCGATCGGGCTCTCGGTCGCGGGCAGCGTGCTGGTGGCGCAGTACGTCGGTGCGGGCAAGGAGCGCCGCGCCGAGTACGCCGCCTCGCAGACGATCGCCTTCTCGATACTCGTCTCGTTGGTCCTCGGTGTAGTCGGCTACTTCTCCGTTGACGTGCTCGTCGACCTCCTGGGCGCGAACGACGCGATCGCCCCGCTCGCGGCGGGCTACATGCGGGTGTTCATGGTCGGCCTCGTCTTCGTCTTCGGCTTCGCGATGTTCATCTCGCTGATGCGTGGCTACGGCGACACGGTGACGCCGATGGTCGTGATGTTCGTCTCGGTCGTGATCAACATCGTGCTCGACCCGTTCCTGATCTTCGGCTTCGAGTCGAACCCGCTGTTCGGCTTCTTCGGGCTCGGCGGGCTCGAAGCCAGCCTCTACGCCGCGACCGGCTACGCGGGGAGCGGTATCCAGGGCGCGGCGGTCGCCACGATCGGTTCGCGCGCCATCGCGTTCGTGATCGGGCTCTGGATCATGTTTCGTGGGGATCAGGGCGTGCGGATCCGGCTCTCCCAGATGGTGCCGGACCTCGACTACGCCCGGAAGATGCTCGCGCTTGGCGTACCGGCCTCGGTCGAGGGGACCGTTCGGGCGGTCTCGATCAACCTCCTGCTGGTGGTCGTGGCCTCCTTCTCGACCACGGTGGTCGCCTCCTACGGGATCGGCACCCGCATCTTCTCGGTCGTGTTCCTCCCGGCGATCGCGCTCTCACAGGGCGTCGAGACCATGACCGGCCAGAACATCGGGGCCGGGAAGGCCGACCGCGCGGACCGAACGAACCACGTCGCCGCGGCGGTGCTGTTCGTGATCCTCTCGGCCGTGGGCGTCGTCGCGTGGCTCTTCGCCCGGCCGATCGCCGCGGTGTTCACGACCGATCCCGCCGTCGTGGCGACCAGCGCGACGTTCATCCGCTACGCCGCGCCGACGTTCGGCTTCATCGGGATCATGCGGGTCTACACCGGCGGCTTCCGCGGTGCGGGGCTGACGATGGTCGCCGCGGTCATCGCGGTCGGTACCCTCGGACTGATCCGGCTCCCGGTCGCCTGGTTCGGCGCGGGCCTCCTCGGCGTGAGCGGGCTCTGGCTCTCCTTCCCGGTCTCGAACGTCCTCGGCGCGCTCGCCTCGTACCTCTGGTTCCGCCGCGGGACGTGGCGCGACCGCAACCTCGCCGCCGACGACCAGGCCCCCCACCAACGCACCACGAGTTCGACGACCGACGACTGAGGGCCGAACCGAACCCGACGGAACGTTCAAACCGATTCGCGGCCGCCGTTCGCTATGGAGAAGACGCCCGCCGGCACGTCGGTCGGCGTCGCCGACCCGTACGCGTTCGTCGAGCGGTGTGACCACCTGACCGACGACGGCCGGTGTCGATACGCGCTCGAACACGGCTCCCACGACCCCGGGTTCGCCCGCGAGCGCGAGGCCGACGACTTCGCCTGTCCGGTCGTGACGGAGGCGGGCCCCGACTGGGATTGGCGGGACTGCCTGCAGTTCCGCGCCCGAAACCGCTCGCGCGAGTGTGTCCGGTGTGGCCTCGACGAGCGCCGGATGGCACATAGTACGGATCGCCCGCTGCTCGAAGAACACCACCTCTCCTACGCCGACGACGACTCGCGCGAGGTGAGCCACGAGATCACGGTCTATCTCTGCCGGTGGTGTCACGCCAAGATCCACTCGTCGTGGGCGCGGATCGACGACGACGCCACTCCCGATCCCGAGGCGCTCGCCGCCCGCGAGGGCCGCCGAAGCCAGGAACAGGCGGAGTTCGGGTTCGCCTCGGCCGCCGAGCGCCGCGAGTCCTCGGGTGACGAGACGTGACGGAGCCGCACACGTTTCGGGGGATTTTAGCCGGCGCGTCGCCAGCCTCAAGGCATGACCCGGATCGTCGTCGTCGACAACCACGGCCAGTTCACCCACCTCGAAGGCCGGGCGCTCCGCGACATCGGCGTCGAGACCGAGATCGTCGACAACACAACGCCCCCCGAGGAGATCGAGGCCGACGGGATCGTGCTCTCCGGCGGTCCCGACTCGGCCGACGACCCCGACGCGGGCGGGCGGTGTGACGAGTACCTCGACATGGGGATCCCAGTGTTGGGGATCTGTCTCGGGATGCAGATGATGGCGGTCGAGCGCGGCGGTCGCGTCGAACCCGGCGAATATGGGGGGTACGCCGACGTCACCGTCGAGATCGACAGTCCGGAGGACCCGCTGGTCGGTTCGCTCGCGCCCGAGACACGGGTGTGGGCGAGCCACGCCGACCAGGTGGTCGAACTCCCGCCGGGCTTCGAACGAACGGGGAAGAGCGACATCTGCGGGATCGAGTCGATGAGCGACACCAGCGAGGACCTCTTCGGCGTCCAGTGGCACCCCGAGGTGGCCCACACCGAGGAGGGTGAGGCGGTGTTCGAGAACTTTCGGGCGGTCTGTGACGCCACCGAAAGAGGGATTTAGCCGCCACTGGGTGGTTCTCCCGAATGACCGAGACCCAGGGCGACCTCGCGGCGCTCTCGCGGTTCATCTTTCGCGCCCCGAAGTGGTACGCGAGCCTCGGCTTCGCCCTCGTGGTCGCGGCGCTCGCGGGTGCGGCGGCGTTCGACTCGCAGTTCGTTCTCGAGGACGCCTGGCAGGGTGTCTTCTTCATCGGCGTGCCGACGGTCGTCGCGGCGGTCGCCACCCCCCCGATAGACCGACGGCTCGGCGGCCAGCTCACGCCGAACCGCGCCTCCCTGCTCGCGCTGGTCTGTGAGGTCTTCCTGGTCGCGGTCCTCGTGGTCGCGGGGACGATCGCCGTCCTCACGCCGCTCGGCCAGCGGTTCGTCTTCGACGCGCTCACCGTCGGGCTGGCTGCGGTCGGCGGCATTCGATTGGCGGTCCTGCTCGCGGTCTCGCGGAAGTCGCTCGTCGTCACGGCGATCCCGGCGGGGATCCAGACCGCGACGGCGGCGTTCCTCGTCTTCGTCTACAGCGGCACCGCGCGCTACGTCGAGGTCGGTGGCCCGCTCGTTCAGTCCTTCCTCTCGCGGCCGAGCCGCGGCCCCGCCGAACTCGGGGCGGTCAAACCGCTCGACTTCGCCGTGCTCGCGCTGCTCTGTGCGCTCTACGCACTCGCCGTCGTGGTGTTCGTCCGCGTCATCGACCGGCCGTGGCGACGGAGCCTCGGCGTGAGCGTCCTCGACTTCGGTCGGGGGTTCGTCGGCCACATCGCGGAGGGCTCCGACGAACTCGAGGAGTTCTTCGCGGCGCTCGGCGAGGAGGCGGTGGTGCCGGTGAGTGTGCTCTCGGCCCGCCGTCCCGACGGCTCCGAGAAGGCGCGGTTCGTACTTCCCATGATCCACCCGGGCCCGATGGGCGAGATCGGCGGCGGCAACCTCCCGAAGCGCGTCGCCAGGAGCGCCGACGGGCTCGGCTTCCCGCCCCACGCGACCGCGGGTCACGACTTCAACCTCGTCTCCGAGCGCGAGGTCGACACCCTCCTCGACGCGGTCTCGCGTGCCCACGACCGGATCGAGTACTCGAAAACGGGGACACCGCCGGTCCGACGCCGCGTCGGCGAGGCTACCGTCACGGGGCAGGCGATGGGCGACGGTGCGATGGTGGTCGCGACCTACGCGCCGGGGCTCGCCGACGACATCGACTACTCGGTGGGGCTGTCGGCGGTCGCCGAGGCGCGGTCCCACGGCGTCGACGCGATGGTGGTCGACGCCCACAACGCGAACGACGGGCTCGCGGGCGACGACCTCGGCCACGTGGTCCCCGGCAGCCAGCGTTCGTTCGACCTCATCGAGGGCGTCGGCGAGGTCTCGGCGGCGCTCGCGAACGCGCCGCACGGTCGGCTCGAACTCGGGGTGGCGTGGGACGAGACGCCGTGGACGGCGAGCGAGGGTATCGGCCCGCTCGGGGTCCGGGTCGCGGCGTTCACGGTCGCGGGCGAGACCGGGGTCTCCGTACTGATCGACGGCAACAACATGGAACCGGGGCTCCGGGAGGCGATCCTCGACCACATCGACGCGGACCCGGCGGAGGTGATGACGACCGACACCCACGTCGTCAACACCGTCGAGTCGGCGAATCAGGTCGGCGGGGCCATCCCACACGATGAGCTCATCGCGCTCGTCGCGTCGCTCGTCGAGGAGGCCCTCGCCGACCGCGAGCCGGTCGAGGCGGGGATGGCGACCGAACGCGCCCGCGTCACCGTGTTCGGCAACGACAGAACCGAGACCCTCGCGAGCCACGCCAACGCGATGCTCGGGATGGGGAGCGCGCTCGCGGGTGCGTTCGCCGTCGCGCTGCTCGCGGTGAGTATCGTTGTCTTCCTGTTCACCTAGCTCGCGGCCTGCTCCTCGTCCCCATCGAGTTCGACGGTCTCGACCACCGAGAGCGGGACGTCCCGGAGCGCGCCGCCGACCTCGCTCTTGGCGATCCGCTCGGCGTGCTGTTGGCCGTCGGCGTTGAACACGTCGATCTCGAGGACCAGTCCCACGAGTGCCGTGCCGGCGGCGACGTAGGCCGAGTCGAACGGCTCGCCACAGGCCGGACAGCCCGTCGCGCCGACGTTGACCTCGACGTAGGACTTGTCCTGGTCGTTGAGTCGTTTGCCCGCTTCGCTCACCGCGACGCCGATCGCGTCGTCGATGTTGTCGACGTCGCGAACCAGCCACGCGGCCTCCATCGCAACGAGGTAGTCAGTCATAGCTGGTCGTCGTTGTGTAGAGGGTCGAACCTTGTGGTTTCGAGTGACGCACGGAAGGACTGGTCTTTTAAGCGTCGGGCCGGTAACGGTGGTATGCAAGACTTCCCGAACAGCCCGGATCTCGGCCGGCCGGGACAGGCGGAGACGGAGGGTCTCTACGGTCCGGAACTCGGCGACCTGCCGACGCACGACATGTCGGACGAGCAGATCACCAAGACCGGTACCACGACCGTGGGCCTCACCACGACCGACGGCGTCGTGCTCGCCACCGACCGCCGCGCGAGCGCGGGCAACCTCGTCGCGAGCAAGCGCGCCGAGAAGATCGCGGAGATCCACCCCCGCGGCGCGCTCACCATCTCCGGGGCCGTGAGCGCGGCCCAGGCGCTGATCAACAACCTCCAGGCCGAGGTCCGCCTCTACGAGGCCCGCCGCGGCGAGGAGATGTCGATCAAGGCGCTCGCCACGCTGACCTCCAACTTCCTCCGGAGCGGCGCGTTCTACATCGTCCACCCCATCCTCGGTGGCGTCGACGACGAGGGCAGCCACATCTACAGCATCGACCCCGCGGGCAGTATCATGGAAGAGCCCTACAACGCGACCGGCTCGGGCTCCCCGTTCGCCTACGGTGTGCTCGAACAGCGCTTCGAGGAGGGCCTCTCGAACGAGGAGGCCAAGACCGTCGCCACCGACGCCGTCAAGAGCGCCGTCGAGCGCGACACCGCGAGCGGTAACGGCATCATCATCTCCGAGATCACCGACGCGGGGGTCGACATCGACGTCCACGACGATTTCGACGACCTGCTCTGAGTCAGGCCGACCACTATCTCTTCCTCGCCACACCCCGTAGCCGCACGGCCGTCGTCCGGCGACCCCGTCACTCGGGCTGTTCGCTCGGCTCGTCGGCGATCCCGGTGCCGATGCGGGCGGCGACGCCGACGCCGACGAACGTGACCAGCACCCCGGCGAGCACGAACCCGAGGAGTCGGGTGTCGGCGGTGACCGCGAAGCCCCGAACCGAGATCACCCCGAGCGAGAGCGCCGGCACCTGGAGCGGGGCGGTCACGCCGGCGCGTTCGAGGAAGTAGGCCGCGAAGCCACGGACGACGAGTGCGACGGCGACCGCGACGAACGGCAGGTTAAGCGCCGAGGTCCGAACGCGGTCGTTGGCGAGCCACTCGTCGGCGGCGAGGCCGATGCTCGCGGTCAGCGCCGCGGTCGCGAGCCACGGCACGCTCGCGAACAGGAAGGCCATGACCGTGACGAGCGGGCTGGCGGTTCGCGCGAGCGGCGAGGCGTTGATCCCGCCCGCGACGACCCCGACGAGCGCGAGCCCCACGGCGATGACACCCGTCACCACCGACACCCGACCGGTGTAGAACCCGCCGCGGAGCCCGCGGGCGATCGCGCCGAACGCGTCGTCGACCCCGAAGCCCTTATAGAGCAAGAACAGCCCGGTGACGGCGGCGACGACCGCGACCGCGACCGCCGCGCTCCGGGCGAGCACCACCAGCACCGGGGCCACGAGCAACGCGATCCCGATCGGCACGAGCACCGTCTGCCGGAGCTCCTCGTCGTCGAGGAACTGCTTGAGGTAGTGGTAGGTGGATTCGAGGTCGCGCGACTGGCGGACGACGACCCGCGAGACGCCGTCGACGCGAACCCGGCTCTCGACGACGTGGACCAGGCCCTCGTCGGCGCTGTCGGTCACCACGACCGACGAGTCGATGTCGTGGGCCGCGAGGAGTTCGTCGACCTGGCGGGCGACCGCCCGGTCGGCGTCGACCGAGTCGTCGGCCCCCGAGACCACCGCGACCACCGGGTCCTCGCCCGTCTCCCGGAGGTCGCGCGCCACCCGCAACCCTTCGAGGAAACAGTTGGTCCGGCTGCTCTCCGGATCGTGTAGGCCGGCCTCGGTCACGAGCGACCGGACCGCGCGCTCGCCGACCACCGGCACCTCGTCGGCGACCGCCGCGACGGTCTCGCCGCGGTCGAGACAGACCACGAGCGTACTCACGTCCCGATGCACGCCACGATGGAATAAAAACGCTCGTCATGGCCGCCGTTCGGTCTTACAGTCGGAGCTGGAACTCCTCGTCGACGTCGAACGCGCTCGCCGCGCCCGCGCCGACCGCGTAGGCCATCCCCTGGGAGCTGTTCCGGAGGCGCTCCATCAGACTGCGTTCGGGCTCGAACTCCTCGACCTCGACCTCGTGGCCGAGGCGGTCTTCCAGTCGGTCCTCGACGTCTTCGCGGGTGCCGAGTTCGTCGACCAGCCCGTTCTCGGCCGCGTCGGTCCCAAGGTAGACGCGCGCCTCGGTCTCCCTGATGGTGGCCTCGTCGAGGTCGCGGCCCGCCGCCACCCGCTCGACGAAGGTCTCGTAGTAGTCGTCGACGATCCCCTGGAGGTAGGCCTCGTCCTCGGCTTCCGGCTCCTTCAGCGGGTAGCCCGCGTCCTTGAACTCGCCCGCCGTCATCGGGCGGTAGTCGAGCCCGAGCTTGTCGGCCAACCCCTTGGCGTTGACTTGGGAGCCGCGGACGCCGATGGAGCCGACGATGCTCGCCTCACGCGCCCAGAGCTCGTCACAGCCGCTCGCGATCCAGTAGCCGCCGCTCGCGCAGGTGTCGGTCGCGTAGGCGACGGTCGGCCCGTCGAAGCGCTCGGCCGCGATCCGGATGTCCTCGCTCGGGAGCACCTCCCCGCCGGGGGTGTTGAGCTTCACGATCAGTGCCTCGACGTTCGGGTCGTCGTCGGCGTCCTCGATCTGTTCGACGACCTTGTCGGCGGGTATCGACCCCCGACCCGCGCCCGGGACGCGGCTCCCGTCGCGCGTGATCGGCCCTTCGACGGCGACCTCGGCGACGTTGTAGCCGTTCGTCGCCTGAGCTCGGAATCGTTTGACGGTACCCCAGAGGCTCGCCCCCGCCGTCGCTCCGACGACCGCACCCGCGAGTCTGTCTGCGTTGGTCGGCATGGGCGCTCTCGGTGCGGAACGCGGATTAAGGGTTCGCTCGCGGAGCGCTGCCGGAACGATGTCGCTTGCGGTTTAGAGCTTGCCGGCCTTCTGGAGCTTCATCAGGTCCTCGGTGTCGAGGGTCTCGCCGTCGAGGAACTGCTGGTAGATCTCGTCGGCCTCCTCCTCGGCGGCCTCGCGGCGCTCGTCGCGCTCGGACTTGCGCTCCTGTTCTTCCTCCTTGTCCATCTCGCGGAGGCGCTTCTGGACCCGGACGAAGTCCTCGTGGTGGCGGTCGGCGGCCTCCTGGGCCTCGACGAACTTCTCGTGCCACTCGTCGGCGTCGTCGCGGACGTCGTCGGCCTCGCGGTAGGCCGAAATCATCTCGTTGTGGTGCTCCTGGGCCTCGTCGGCGAGCTCGGTGACCTTCTCGTGGTGCTCGGAGGCTTCGGCGCGGACCTCCTCGGCTTCGGCCTTGACCTCTTCGAGCCCCTCGGTGTCCTCGAGGGCGTCCTGGCGCTTGCGATACTGCTCGCGCTTGTCCTCGATCTTCTCGATGAGCTCGCGCTCGTCCTCGGCCGAGAGGACCTCGGTCTGCTGGCGGAACTCGAGGTCCTCGATCTCGGATTCGAGCGTGTCGAGGTCCTTGCCCTCGTCGAGGTCGAGGTCGCCCTTCATGTCGTCGACCTCGTCGAAGAGCTCGTTGGCCTTCGCGTTGAGCTCGTTTCGTTGCTGTTTGTGTTCTTGGACCTTCTCGTTCAGCTCGTCGCGTTTCTCGCGGTGCTCCTGTGCGAGATCGACCTGCTCTCGCGTCTTCGCGTTGAGCTCGTCGCGTCGCGAGGCGCGCTCGGAGGCCGCCTGGTTCAGCTCGTTCCGGCGGTCGCGGAGCTTGCCGGCGAGCTTGATGAGCTTGCCTTTCGAGTCGCTTTCGAGGTCGTTATCGGTGAGTTCGACGTTCGCTGATTGGTCTATTGTGCTTGCCATGGTTCGGTTGCGATCCCAGTCGCGCCGGATGGTCGCCGCTCCTCGTCGGTCGCTGACTGCTCGGAGGAGAGGCCCGTATCATTCGTTTGCGATACCACAGTGATGCCGGCGGCTTCTGGCATCTGCGCATAGTGGCAGAACCACTTTAAACGTTGCGATGGTGAGAGGTCGTCACACGGTCTCTCGGCCCGGTCTACCGGGGATAGCTGGTTTCGACCGTCCGCTCCCCGACCGAGAGCACGAGGTCGACGCTATCGGCCTCCGCGGGCGGGTCGACCGTCCCGACCGTCGCCCGCGCGGCGGGTCCGAGGTCGACCGCGACCGTTCCCGACCGCTCACCCGCTTCCCACTCGACCTCGCCCGCGACGGGGTCGGCGGTGTCGTTGCTCACCACGACCGCGGGTTCGGGTCCGGTCGGGTCGTCGAGGAACACGGTCACCGGCTCGAACCCGGTCGCGAGCGTGGCGTCGACCGACGCGGCGTTCGGCGGCGCGAATACGGTGAGGAACGGTATCCCCGACCGGCGGAGCGCCGCGACCGTCCGTTCCGCGTTCGTCGCCGCCGCCGCGTCGGTTCCGGCCACCGCGTAGCGGGTGTGGGTGCCCGGGTCGAGGTCGCCGGCCGCCCCCGTGTAGCCGTCGACCACCCAGCACTCGGTCCCGTCCTCGACACCGGCATCGAGGCCGGGAACGGCGAGCGCGGGGATGGAACCCGGCAGCGCACCCGCGGCCGCCGTCGCGGTCGCCGCGTGCTCGCGCCCACCCACCGCGCGAAGCACCCGCCACGAACCCCGGTCGGTGGCCGTCTCGAACTCGTAGGCGTCGTCGTGGACCCCGAAACACGTGAGGCTCGCGTGGTGGCCGTAGGCCCCCGAGAGCCGGCGTGCAAGCGACCGGGCGCGTTCGGCGTCGAGCGCGCCCGGACTCATCGGCAGGTCCTGCACGAGGAGCACGCCCGCCTCGTCGGCGGCGTCGTAGGCCGACTCGGGCGGGACGTGGCCGTACCATCGGACGAGGGTCGCGTTCGTCTCGGCCGCGTGTTCGACGGCCTCGACCGCGTCCTCGGGGTCGGTCGTCGGAAGCACGACCCGGCCGCGAACCGGGATCCGGGTTCCGTTGACGACCAACCCGTCGGAGCCGTACTCGACGGTCCGAAAGCCGGTCGTCGCGGTGCGTTCGTGGTCGCCGAGGGCGGCCCGCACCGTATAGCGCCGTTGCGAGCCGAACCCGCGCGGCCACCACCGGTCGGGGTCGCGAACCGAGAGCCGCCCCTGCACGGTGACGCGCCCACCCGCCTCCGCCGCGACCCCGACGGAGGTCA
Encoded proteins:
- the psmB gene encoding archaeal proteasome endopeptidase complex subunit beta, translated to MQDFPNSPDLGRPGQAETEGLYGPELGDLPTHDMSDEQITKTGTTTVGLTTTDGVVLATDRRASAGNLVASKRAEKIAEIHPRGALTISGAVSAAQALINNLQAEVRLYEARRGEEMSIKALATLTSNFLRSGAFYIVHPILGGVDDEGSHIYSIDPAGSIMEEPYNATGSGSPFAYGVLEQRFEEGLSNEEAKTVATDAVKSAVERDTASGNGIIISEITDAGVDIDVHDDFDDLL
- a CDS encoding MATE family efflux transporter, yielding MSRRGSLRGLFKTRDEFDLTSGGIGRPLFYLALPIVITNLFQTAYNLADTFWLGQYNTNALAAISFAFPMVFLVISLAIGLSVAGSVLVAQYVGAGKERRAEYAASQTIAFSILVSLVLGVVGYFSVDVLVDLLGANDAIAPLAAGYMRVFMVGLVFVFGFAMFISLMRGYGDTVTPMVVMFVSVVINIVLDPFLIFGFESNPLFGFFGLGGLEASLYAATGYAGSGIQGAAVATIGSRAIAFVIGLWIMFRGDQGVRIRLSQMVPDLDYARKMLALGVPASVEGTVRAVSINLLLVVVASFSTTVVASYGIGTRIFSVVFLPAIALSQGVETMTGQNIGAGKADRADRTNHVAAAVLFVILSAVGVVAWLFARPIAAVFTTDPAVVATSATFIRYAAPTFGFIGIMRVYTGGFRGAGLTMVAAVIAVGTLGLIRLPVAWFGAGLLGVSGLWLSFPVSNVLGALASYLWFRRGTWRDRNLAADDQAPHQRTTSSTTDD
- the sppA gene encoding signal peptide peptidase SppA, whose amino-acid sequence is MPTNADRLAGAVVGATAGASLWGTVKRFRAQATNGYNVAEVAVEGPITRDGSRVPGAGRGSIPADKVVEQIEDADDDPNVEALIVKLNTPGGEVLPSEDIRIAAERFDGPTVAYATDTCASGGYWIASGCDELWAREASIVGSIGVRGSQVNAKGLADKLGLDYRPMTAGEFKDAGYPLKEPEAEDEAYLQGIVDDYYETFVERVAAGRDLDEATIRETEARVYLGTDAAENGLVDELGTREDVEDRLEDRLGHEVEVEEFEPERSLMERLRNSSQGMAYAVGAGAASAFDVDEEFQLRL
- a CDS encoding glycoside hydrolase family 2, translated to MNLREWSAAAVDPDGRDPPTPDEWVAVEGPESPARFTGERTVAYRTHFADPGGERAELRLGGLYAHARVWLNGEFLGEHDAYFTPFSAVVDPADENELVVVCRASDDRFGGVFETDRLPPRDRVPGIRWDATVEPVPEIALTDLTVRPAEGDETGINAIVTVDAGTELSGRVRLTLHPADGEATSAMTSVGVAAEAGGRVTVQGRLSVRDPDRWWPRGFGSQRRYTVRAALGDHERTATTGFRTVEYGSDGLVVNGTRIPVRGRVVLPTTDPEDAVEAVEHAAETNATLVRWYGHVPPESAYDAADEAGVLLVQDLPMSPGALDAERARSLARRLSGAYGHHASLTCFGVHDDAYEFETATDRGSWRVLRAVGGREHAATATAAAGALPGSIPALAVPGLDAGVEDGTECWVVDGYTGAAGDLDPGTHTRYAVAGTDAAAATNAERTVAALRRSGIPFLTVFAPPNAASVDATLATGFEPVTVFLDDPTGPEPAVVVSNDTADPVAGEVEWEAGERSGTVAVDLGPAARATVGTVDPPAEADSVDLVLSVGERTVETSYPR
- a CDS encoding DUF2070 family protein, with the translated sequence MTETQGDLAALSRFIFRAPKWYASLGFALVVAALAGAAAFDSQFVLEDAWQGVFFIGVPTVVAAVATPPIDRRLGGQLTPNRASLLALVCEVFLVAVLVVAGTIAVLTPLGQRFVFDALTVGLAAVGGIRLAVLLAVSRKSLVVTAIPAGIQTATAAFLVFVYSGTARYVEVGGPLVQSFLSRPSRGPAELGAVKPLDFAVLALLCALYALAVVVFVRVIDRPWRRSLGVSVLDFGRGFVGHIAEGSDELEEFFAALGEEAVVPVSVLSARRPDGSEKARFVLPMIHPGPMGEIGGGNLPKRVARSADGLGFPPHATAGHDFNLVSEREVDTLLDAVSRAHDRIEYSKTGTPPVRRRVGEATVTGQAMGDGAMVVATYAPGLADDIDYSVGLSAVAEARSHGVDAMVVDAHNANDGLAGDDLGHVVPGSQRSFDLIEGVGEVSAALANAPHGRLELGVAWDETPWTASEGIGPLGVRVAAFTVAGETGVSVLIDGNNMEPGLREAILDHIDADPAEVMTTDTHVVNTVESANQVGGAIPHDELIALVASLVEEALADREPVEAGMATERARVTVFGNDRTETLASHANAMLGMGSALAGAFAVALLAVSIVVFLFT
- a CDS encoding coiled-coil protein, with the protein product MASTIDQSANVELTDNDLESDSKGKLIKLAGKLRDRRNELNQAASERASRRDELNAKTREQVDLAQEHREKRDELNEKVQEHKQQRNELNAKANELFDEVDDMKGDLDLDEGKDLDTLESEIEDLEFRQQTEVLSAEDERELIEKIEDKREQYRKRQDALEDTEGLEEVKAEAEEVRAEASEHHEKVTELADEAQEHHNEMISAYREADDVRDDADEWHEKFVEAQEAADRHHEDFVRVQKRLREMDKEEEQERKSERDERREAAEEEADEIYQQFLDGETLDTEDLMKLQKAGKL
- a CDS encoding GMP synthase subunit A; this encodes MTRIVVVDNHGQFTHLEGRALRDIGVETEIVDNTTPPEEIEADGIVLSGGPDSADDPDAGGRCDEYLDMGIPVLGICLGMQMMAVERGGRVEPGEYGGYADVTVEIDSPEDPLVGSLAPETRVWASHADQVVELPPGFERTGKSDICGIESMSDTSEDLFGVQWHPEVAHTEEGEAVFENFRAVCDATERGI
- a CDS encoding DUF373 family protein — encoded protein: MSTLVVCLDRGETVAAVADEVPVVGERAVRSLVTEAGLHDPESSRTNCFLEGLRVARDLRETGEDPVVAVVSGADDSVDADRAVARQVDELLAAHDIDSSVVVTDSADEGLVHVVESRVRVDGVSRVVVRQSRDLESTYHYLKQFLDDEELRQTVLVPIGIALLVAPVLVVLARSAAVAVAVVAAVTGLFLLYKGFGVDDAFGAIARGLRGGFYTGRVSVVTGVIAVGLALVGVVAGGINASPLARTASPLVTVMAFLFASVPWLATAALTASIGLAADEWLANDRVRTSALNLPFVAVAVALVVRGFAAYFLERAGVTAPLQVPALSLGVISVRGFAVTADTRLLGFVLAGVLVTFVGVGVAARIGTGIADEPSEQPE
- a CDS encoding DUF555 domain-containing protein, whose translation is MTDYLVAMEAAWLVRDVDNIDDAIGVAVSEAGKRLNDQDKSYVEVNVGATGCPACGEPFDSAYVAAGTALVGLVLEIDVFNADGQQHAERIAKSEVGGALRDVPLSVVETVELDGDEEQAAS
- a CDS encoding DUF7097 family protein — translated: MEKTPAGTSVGVADPYAFVERCDHLTDDGRCRYALEHGSHDPGFAREREADDFACPVVTEAGPDWDWRDCLQFRARNRSRECVRCGLDERRMAHSTDRPLLEEHHLSYADDDSREVSHEITVYLCRWCHAKIHSSWARIDDDATPDPEALAAREGRRSQEQAEFGFASAAERRESSGDET